The DNA region TTACAACCTTACTgcatttaaactttttttttcccATGAAGATCCTCTTCCtgataaaatatgatttttaagAAAACACAGAAAAGGATTGGCTTATTGATAATACAGTATTGATGATGCCTTGAGTCAAAAGATGGAAAATCATAACAGGAAATACATTTAAAGTCATTTTTTTATCTCATGATTGATTAATCTTCACCTATACGTAGGCCATCATTTATAGCTTTCTTTACAACAAGAATGCCTTCACAAATTTGCTAAGAGTTGTGTTTCCCTGAAGTCTGTAGTCCATTTTCCGTGTTCTTGTCTAATGTATGGTTGATAGTTTTCTTTAGCATCCAGTAAATTCTATATCCTTTAGACAAGCTCAATGCGTTTTTGTTGACTCAATTTCCTTCCATTTTTAATACCTACCAGATAATATTATTAATAGTTACATTTTTTCTGTGCTTCATTTCCATTGTTAGTAATCAACAGTCAGTTAAAGTACCAATCAACCAATCCATACTTCTTTTGCTTGCATTATGCGCCTCTTTTTCCTTGATTGTATCATAAACTTCACATGTTGGTGCGAGTGCAATATAAAAAAGTCCTTTACTTTTGTTATGATTTTTGTTTACATTGTGAAACCTTGGtcaattttatttttccatcTCCTGCTACACTGGATAAGTAGCAAAGGAAGTTGTACTAATTTCCATTACCTTGTCGGGCTTCAAACACTGGTGAACAGACATAGTGGAGAGATTTCACATCACAGCTTTTGTGCTGTTTGTGTTGGCTCAGAACATTTTGGAGGCTGAGGGATCCTGGTTTGAAAGCTTTTTCAGTGTAAGTTGCTTGTTCCATTGACAAACATGATTCCTTCTAATGAGAAGAGTTCATGATGTGATTCCCTAATGCCTTGTGTAATCTTCTAATGCTTGTTCATTAAAATCTAGAATGTTCTGTTGGTCTTCATGTGCGAAGTGTTTGTTGATGCAATCAAGCATTCTTTCCTGGCAAAATTCAATGAGATAAAGCCCATTGCATACTCAGAGTTTTTGGAAGATCTTTGTAAGCAGGTAGATTTTGGCTCAAAATCTTTTATATAACATTTTGATTTTTGTTTAGCTTAATATGGTTTTTCAGTCTTCTGATTTTTGGTTTTCTCATGGAAAGGTGGGGTGGTTGATATAATACCAGGAGCCAAAATAAATACATGAATGTGTTAATTATTTTACATGAGATTTCATAAAACATGAAGCCAAACATAGTAGTCATAAAAAATGAACACAGGCAATAGACAATATCATGCTGACAACCATAATGCATGAGCAAGCACATAACAGGATAGAAGATACATGCATGATAACAATTTCCATCTGTCCATGTTAGATATGTTGGCTTGCTGCTGATTTTGTAATTGATTTACTTTACAAGTCTCCAAAGAATTTTTGTTGTGCAATGTATAacaagggttttttttttaatctggCACTGAGACCAGTTTGCGAAAGTTCTGTTGTTTGGTAGACAAAATATGAGTAATCTCGGGAAAGCATATGCTGATGATGCCCGGACAGATATTTTTGACAATAAATGATAGTTGCAAAGTTTATTTGAGAATAATAAACCAAAAGTTGACAAATAATTTGGTCTCTGATCTTGGTCTGAAGTTGCAATATCACACGGTATAAGAGCTGGGATACAAGCATCCAAATGTCATAGAACAAGTGTATCGTCTATCAATTGACTAGAAAAATTAAGGACTATATTAAGGTTTAATGCCCACatgattgttttttattttctcattCTACCGTGCAATGATCTTTTTTGTTCACTTTTGGAGATTCAATATTTTGTAGTTTCATACCTTGGGCTTAGGTTTTGCTTTACTCCTGCATTTGATGGAAGTTACCTTCCTTTTCTAGATTGTAACTTGTAATTTCCTTTAACAGACTCTGAACGAGAAATCTGATGAGCAGAGAAAGGATCTTACTTTCATACCTCTTGCACCGGCCTGTGTGGTAGGTCATAAGCAGTAATTTTCATGCGACGGCTAATCGCCATCATGATTCAACTCAGTAAAATATTTATCTTTGTTTAGGTTATCAGAGTACTAACCCCAGTGTATGCAAAACTTCTCCCTTACGAACCACTCCCTTGGAGATTAGTGTGGATTCTTTTCTGGTCAAGTCTTACCTATATAATGCTTGCCATCTGGAAGATTATGGTTGGATTGAGCCTACGCCGTCTAGCCACTTGGTACATCAACCTTCGTTGTTCCAGGAAACAACATGTTGACTAAATTTTTGTTCATGCTTCTCCTTTGGTGCGCGCCAAGAATTTTAAAGTTTTCAGCGAACACGGTTGATAATGAGCTTGAATCAACTGGTTCAACTTTTGCCCCACTTGAAGGGCGAATACTGAAGAGCAGGCACCGATACTTCTTCCAAAGTACTTCACGAACTTTAGATTAATCTCCCCAATTTTGCATGTATATGTTTCTAATCCTCCTCCAACAGTGCAAGTTCATGGATTTTGTAGGCTAAAGGACTACAATATTTTCCATGCATTGTGTTATTGCAATTGTCTCAGTTTTTTCGAACCTTCTAGTAAATTGTCTGCCTAGACTTTTGTGAGAATCAGCATCTTGAGTTAATCATGAATGCAAGAAGCCAAGAAGTCTGCACTAATTGATAGGTCATGTTCTATATGTGCTCAGACTTTAGTTTGTGCCGTTTAACAATTTCAACTAGTTAGGTTATAAATCCTAAGACTTGAAATGATCATCCTTAAAGTGAACTGTCAAATTACACACTTAGAATTAAAAATTGACTATCTTAATCCTCTATTTACACTGGGTGCGAATGAGAGAAAAGATGAACTGTACTAGAGTTGAAACATGTTCTCCTGTTTAGGCGGATGATTTAGAAACCGTTTGTAGAACTAGGCGGAACGAGCTTTCCCAACAATGGTAAACGCCCAAGAAAAATCGTTTGTTGTTTGATCCTAGTGGTGGTCAACTCTCGCGGAGTTGCCACGAATTCATGATCATTGCGGTTGTAAACTTGCAGCTTTGCTGCGAGGCTGCAAGCTAGAGTTCCCAGCATTGTCGCTACGAGTTGGCTGGTGGTGACcgtttctctttctttttagtgtgtttttttttacttcacatttcttttcccttttcctGTGACATCCTATTTTCTAAGCAAACCTGAGTACTGCATAATTGGATCACCCATCCTACAATCCATGACCATGCCTTTTTGTCGACAGCATAGAGAAGACCTTTTCCCTGATTCCAGGAAGTAAAACATATTTGATTGTCCTGTCCAAAACAATAAAATCTATCAGCCGATAATCTCAGAAGGGCCCTGAGATACTTTGGTGGCATCCTACTGATTTCAACCCATGATGTCTTTGCGTGATCAAGCTCCCAAATGCTAATGCTATGGAGAGTGCTGAAAAGTCCAATCCTTCCCACTAGAAACAAACGGTTTTTTTGCACCAGCAACTAAATAACCATCCAGTCATGAACGTGGAAATTTTGCTGGAATGCGTTCTCATTGCCCCATATCCACTCGATACATCATAAGCTCAAGTGGTGAAGGAGTGTCTGGATAAAGCCTCGAATCACAAAATGCCATTTTTGATGAACATAAAGTAACGGCTGGCATTACCTAATGAACTGACCGACTATCAAGTCTTGAGTAATAGACTTCAGTCGGCAAAGTTTGATCTCCAAGGATATCACCACCTGTAGCAATCACTTTAAAAGCACGGTCCACCTTATCAACTACCAAGGTCAATTGCCTTTGCTGATTGTGATGCATGCTAGGCAATACCTTCCATGTTGAGTTAAAGGATTGCAAACAAGGATTTTAAAGTCAAGCCCGTCATATCCAGATAAACAAAGAAGACCTCCTGAAGAGCCAACCAGCCAAAAAGCCCAATCTGGTAGAAATCCAAAAGGGATCTTGTACCATGTTTTCAGGGGTAGGCTGAAGACCGAGCATTGATATTCCTGTGAGCTTTTCCAAAATGTGAGAAGGCAGGGTCCATGCGAAGGAACGCGAGAGTGGGCTGCAAGAAAACTCCGGTCCTGAAGAATTGAGTTCCACCTTCTGCAGACCGGCATCAACCTGAAGATCAAGAATGGAGGCACCCTTTCCGATAATAGAGGATGCCTGCTGCTCCGATGGCTATCCAGACGGCAGAGGTGAGAGCACCAATTCTAACTCTGCACAGAACCAAAGCCATCAAAGAATTTGATAAGGTTAATGGCAGAAATACAAACTGAAACTATGATCGATGATGAAAAAGAACTTCACAGTTAGAATACGACGCATAACTGCTCGCAAGGGGGCAAAACCATCAGTCACCCAATTGAAACCCTTAGCCGAAGAGAACAGAAAAATTCGAAAGACAGGGAGAGGAAAAGATGATTTTATGATTCGGTCACTTTGGGGGGGTTTTTTTTCATTCACAATTTTCTGCTATTTATTTTTCAAGAAAAGATGAATTATTTATCCTTTTTTCAGTATTTTATGTATTATCAAATAATGACAGATGATTCTCTAACGGATGACCATCAATTCGAGAGTCGAGGCGATAGTATTGATCCTGTACGAAAGTCGAGGTAATAAATGGTGGGGATGTAGTATTTTTGTTGATCCTTGGTGGACTCCTCATCAGTAAAACCTATAACCACAGcaacgtcagtgtcgagccagggaggggttccccgccGATggtcctctgatgctcaagtcaaccATCGACGATGTAGAAGAAACGAGGAAACGAAATGGCAgggtaactgtagctacagtagagattatgcatacctccgtcgaaactttgaagtctttatataggactcccgAGGAGTACATGTACGTTTCTCGAGACGCGTACGCTTCTCGAAGCATACCTTGAAAAGACGTGCCAGAAAAGTGTCTCTGCACCATACCTTAACGagcgagcatatctctgacaagacattggaagcttccatcgtacgatcttctgtctgaccatgccatcAAACATGTCGTCTGTCAGCGGCACAGGTTCCCAAAAGAATATCATTTGATCCTCCTTTTGTGTATTATAGGTCGAGCGGAAGAGTCGCTCAGCCAGCCCTCGATCATCCGGACTATCTTGTCATCGGGCTGAGCGGAATGGCCATTCGGCCAATCATCCTGTCTGGGCTCCGCTGTTGTACCGAACAGAGGAGCTATGTATGAATATAGTCTGCTCGGTCGTCACTGTTCTGCTAATGTGAGTCTCAACGGGTTAGCCGCTCTGCGCATACCTTGTCtgtttgagcgtcggaagctcggtacaTGACCGAGCTTTGCTAACATCTGCTTCATGTAGGCTCATCGACTCTCCCTCCCGGTCGGGAAAGGGGGTTTCCCGATCGGACGATATTATAAGGACATTAACtaacttgactttgacctccatcatgTCATTGACCACCTTGCTGATCGGGCCCCTCCTTATCACAGGATCAAGTATATATTATATATTGAACTCTCATACTTATCATTGCAATGTGCCTctatggacaaagaaagagatcATTTATCCAATAAGATATCACTCACCATAAATATTCTAGTTTTATCGACctcatgataaaataaaatacagaTAGATAAATTACGATATACAACGACCTCTTAAATGGAAAAGTATAACCCGAGATGATAAAATCCTCAAGAATTGACTCATATCAATCGAATAAATTTACATCCGAGTAACAACAACCCTACCCCCATGGAGGCAAGAAGTCATAAGAGTAAATGATACAGGTGCAAAATTTACATTTCACCCGTCCCTAGATTCGATTCCACCTCAAGGGATAAATATTTATTGGGCAGGGATTCTCTAGTCCAGGATCTCCGGATCATCCCTGATCCCTTATTCATTCATTAGTTGGATGAACTGGACCCCACCTATTTAACAAATAGAATCCAATTAATCTAACTAATAAATAGATAGGACCTCCTTTATCCAGAAAATTCTGGACTAGAGGATCTAACCTCCTACTTATCACCCGAGTTATAACAGTAGAGGCGAAAGTGACCATTTATGCTATCATggtaaattttagaaattttggcAATGATAAaatggattttttaaaaaaaaaaacagaaatgtGAAAATATCACTTTGCCCCTTTAAAGTTTGTGTTGCCTCATTCCAGAAACATATCCTCCGCCGAGTGACCTCGGCCATGCAATCCCACGGCCCCCTCCTTCCTCTCCGCAGCCCTTGGTCGTCCCCAATCCCCCTCCCCCTCCGTCACCGTACCTCCTTCCCGACCAAACCCCTCTGCCTCGCCGCCTCCAGCTCCTTCACGGTATCGGACGGCGAGCTCGAGTCCCGGGGCTTCCGGGTCCGGCGCAACCCCGGGGGGCTGGACGTGGCGGCGCTGAACGAGGTGTTCGCGCGGGTGGGGTTCCCGCGGCGTGACCCGGAGCGGCTCCGGCGCGCGCTGGGGCACGCGGGCGAGGCGGTGGTGTGGATAGAGGAGCTGGCCGGGGGCAAGCCGGTGGCGTTCGCACGGGCGACGGGGGACGGGGTGTTCAACGCGGTGGTGTGGGACGTGGTGGTGGACCCGTCGCTGCAGGGGACCGGGCTGGGGAAGGCCGTGATGGAGCGACTCGTCGCCGACCTCCGCGCCACGGGCGTCTCCAACATCGCCCTCTACGCCGAGCCGCGCGTGGTGGGGTTCTACCGGCTCCTCGGCTTCGCCGCCGACCCCGACGGCGTCCGGGGCATGGTCCTCTCCCGCAAGAACTTCCAGAAGCAGCGCAAGACCAGATAATTCGATCTTATAGTTCATAATTTGATTCTTAATTGTTACAATCAAGGCGCAAATTAAGACACTTCCTCTGTTCTTGATTCGTCACTACTATCAACCTTCTGAGGGAAAACTCTTCTGATTCCTAACTTATTTAATCAAACAAAAATCCGTAATCTTCGATTCTACAAGGAGAACGAACTACCCGAGCTACATACTCAAACTTCAACTCGAATTGATATCCGAATCCCTCTTTACTTGTCATCGAGATGAGCAGAGGAACAAACATCTTCTTTCCTTGCAGAGACCTCCATTTCACCATCTCGAGTACGATCGAAGTCATCGCCGCCTTGTCCATCCTCATCGACTCCGCTACGACAGGGATGCTGACTCTGGTGCAGTAACTCTCCAGTAGAAGCATCAGAAGCCACAGAGTCtccgccatcatcatcatcttcttcttcttcttcctcgccgTAGCCATCTTCTTCGCTGTGACGATCGTTCATGGGAGAAGAAATATACTCGGTCCATCCAGATTCAGAGCTGCTACAGCCTTCTGCATCTCCAATCGCGTTGTTTTGATCCATGAGAAACGCGGATTACGAAAGAATTAAGTAGTTCCTTAAGTCTAATTAAACACGGGACTGAAGAGGAACAAAGGGACAGGAATTAATGCTTCGAACATGATCCAAGAAACAAGTGTATTAATTCTCATCGCTggctttacctttatctgtatcCTTTGGTGGTTCATCTGTCTCGTCATCTGTAATGGAGTTTACTTATCGATAGTTTTGAACGGAAGTATATACTTGCGTTCTAAGGTTCTGCGGCTAAAGGAGGGTTCTTCAAGGATAAAAGTTGTTTCTTTTTGTAATGAAGTTGATTTGGAGCATGGAAGAGTGTTTTCCCCTACTTGGAGTAATGCAACGAAAATCTATCACTGCACTAGAGATCACTAACAAAGTTTTCTTCCACCACTTGGCCACTTGATAGTAGGTTATAAGTTAACTacataatttatttcttttcatgTAATATGGAGATCAATTGGGAGGGAAAATCTGACATGAACGTAATTATCTTTTGTTATAACTAACAAAATTTCCTTTGTACTCCGGGTAGTTCAATTGATATTCGGATGCTAGACTACCATATGAAAATAAGAGTTGAATCCTCGAGGGAAATCTTCTAGGGAATAAAATCTCTCTCACCTAAAGAGACGTTGTTCAATCACCGTGATTTACTTTCCTTCTAAATGCCTTACGACAGACGTGGAGGGCACCTGAGGTGAGCACATCATCTTTTGTCACACTAATGAAGTTTCCTTGCCTTAACCCGGACTATGATACAGCGTTATGACGCTCATGCAGTCTCCTAGACACACACGGTTCGAATCCAAATTATAGTGGGACATTTTCTTCCGATGGAATGACAAACCTTAGATGTTAGATCACCTATTATAGTCTTCTAGATTTATTTTGATGGTTAGAAACCGGACTGATCATTcttaaaattaatcaaatcaaaagactgaTAACTAGTACTAGCTAAGAAAACTAACAAAATTTCCTTGTATAACATGATCAAATACACATTAGAGACATCATCCCAAATAGATCCATCCAATACTTAAATCATCGTGgatgttattaaaaaaatatatatatctaaaaaaaatagaagattaAGGATAATTTCATAAGTGATTTCTTCGGATTCTGGTATTTATAGAAGTTAATTATCCCAAACCCTAATGGGTTATTGAATCTTATAAATTACGAGTCGTGTAATCCACATATAATTGCGCTAGAGTCAGGTCACATGGGATATCACGGAGAATAATTAATGAAAATAGTATTATTTGTATTCTCGAACTTTCTAATAAATTTTAAGGCATTTTACTCATTTTACTTAACCGTATGAGTAAATTTCAGTTTTACCTATTTAAATGTTTtcgtaattaaaaaaaaacacgtATCATATTCTGCTATacctctttatttcttttaagaAATAATTATGTGAGTTTACGTGTATTACGGCTTTAAAATTTTCCCAATCAGTTCGAAAGTTTACTGCTCAGTTTATACCATTAAATTTAGAtatgatatatattaaaaaaaattacataaatatattaattttgatttaaaatgattcagaattttctagatttattagtcatttttaaatgaaattgAGTGATGAATCTAAATcatttgaaattttaaaagtttaattttttttaaaagtattaaaactcattaataatattaattagtgAGCATCATCATGTTTAGGTACTCTGGTGAGTTTCTCACAAATTTTATCAaacatttataaatttaaaaatttatcacTCACAATTTAAGTATGAGAGCATTAATAtaacactatttttttttaaccggGTAGTCTTAGGGATTCATTGATAGTATCAATTAATGAGTATcattatcttaaattttataataaactTGTGATAAATTTTCTCAAATCTTTACCGGTTTAAAaatttactgttttaaatttataatatcaaattcaaatatgGAAGCATAAATATATTAAGGAGATTTGTAGTGGtatattaattttagttttaaatattttgGAGTTCTTTAGATTTATAAATAAGTTTTGGACAAAATAAACTAATGGATCCATactatttaaaaattcaaaagttttatatttttcagATGGAAAATTAAAGGAATCCTTGGCGGTGTTAATTAATTAGTATTATTGTCTAGACTTTGTAATAAATTtgtgataaaaaattttaaacattcacaagtttaaaattaattattctcAATTTATACTATCGAAATAGATTTAGAGGTATGAACACGCACATTAAGAAGACTTTAAAAaacatattaattttaatttgaaataattCGAAATTCTCTGATTCACGTAAAGAAACTCTGAATCATTGCAAGTTAAAATTAATGTACTTCTCCAAGTCTCCTTAATATATCCACAACttcatatctaaatttaataatataaacgATAATTTACTAAAAGAAGCACCTAACTTTGTGAATTGACCAAACAGTTTATCACACTTTGGTAATTACCAAAGGGTACACTAATATATTGAATCTTACCATCTTACCCTTCCGACAATTATATTTGCATGCAACTTCTCTCTCCCTTTCTCGCCACTTGTGGAAACCAATcaaatttctttcttcttttttctcacctattgaattttatttaatacgaattaaatttttttaaaccctCTAGACCACCATTAGTAtag from Zingiber officinale cultivar Zhangliang chromosome 4B, Zo_v1.1, whole genome shotgun sequence includes:
- the LOC121977967 gene encoding protein SUPPRESSOR OF PHYTOCHROME B 5-like; the encoded protein is MDQNNAIGDAEGCSSSESGWTEYISSPMNDRHSEEDGYGEEEEEEDDDDGGDSVASDASTGELLHQSQHPCRSGVDEDGQGGDDFDRTRDGEMEVSARKEDVCSSAHLDDK
- the LOC121977966 gene encoding serotonin N-acetyltransferase 2, chloroplastic-like: MQSHGPLLPLRSPWSSPIPLPLRHRTSFPTKPLCLAASSSFTVSDGELESRGFRVRRNPGGLDVAALNEVFARVGFPRRDPERLRRALGHAGEAVVWIEELAGGKPVAFARATGDGVFNAVVWDVVVDPSLQGTGLGKAVMERLVADLRATGVSNIALYAEPRVVGFYRLLGFAADPDGVRGMVLSRKNFQKQRKTR